A single genomic interval of Candidatus Bipolaricaulis anaerobius harbors:
- a CDS encoding HD domain-containing protein yields MTDELQRLLPEVGWIEDRALREGVLATYTRALAEGGWEPEDMVRIPFTLLKASGVSYVEHVRAVTRIARAACDTFQDVFGGRVPLNRDVLLAGALLHDVGKLVEVEEVGGVFQKSRSGKALRHPFSGAALAYAAGLPPEVVHIIAVHSKEGDPYPRSSEGAVVHHADFITFDAIP; encoded by the coding sequence ATGACCGATGAACTGCAAAGGCTCCTGCCGGAGGTGGGGTGGATCGAGGATCGAGCCCTGCGGGAGGGGGTGCTCGCCACCTACACCCGTGCCCTCGCCGAGGGGGGATGGGAGCCGGAAGACATGGTGCGGATCCCGTTCACCCTCCTCAAGGCGTCGGGGGTGAGCTACGTCGAGCACGTGCGCGCCGTGACGCGGATCGCCCGCGCCGCTTGCGACACGTTTCAGGACGTGTTCGGGGGCCGCGTCCCCCTGAACCGGGACGTCCTCCTCGCGGGGGCCCTCCTCCACGACGTGGGGAAGCTCGTCGAGGTGGAGGAGGTGGGAGGAGTGTTCCAGAAGTCCCGGTCGGGGAAGGCCCTCCGCCATCCGTTCTCCGGAGCGGCCCTCGCCTACGCGGCGGGGCTCCCCCCGGAGGTGGTGCACATCATCGCGGTCCACTCCAAGGAAGGGGACCCCTACCCCCGTTCCTCCGAGGGGGCGGTGGTCCATCACGCGGATTTCATCACGTTCGACGCGATTCCGTAA
- a CDS encoding isocitrate/isopropylmalate dehydrogenase family protein encodes MAKFRIAYLPGDGIGPEVLGAARLVLDAVGFDAEYIPGDVGWRFWCEEGDPFPQRTINLLHTVDAALFGAITSKPAAEAEAELSPALRGKGLTYRSPIVRMRQLFDLYVCLRPCKAYPGSPLNYREGIDLVVFRENTEDLYAGVEFRPVPTELAQTLNRLAKPFAPFRDLPPDAYAISCKINTRRGSERIARAAFEFARAHGRKKVTAVHKANVVRATDGLFLEVTRAVAADYPEIAFDHANIDALCMWLLKNPFNYDVLVAPNLYGDIISDLCAQMVGGLGFGCSGNIGDELGVFEPTHGSAPKYTGQHKVNPIASILAGKMMLDWLGEGERAARIERAVARVLAEGKVRTYDMGGTSSTDAMAEAIAAASQ; translated from the coding sequence ATGGCCAAGTTCCGAATCGCGTACCTTCCCGGGGATGGCATTGGGCCCGAGGTGCTCGGGGCGGCCCGCCTCGTCCTCGATGCTGTGGGGTTCGATGCTGAGTACATCCCTGGCGATGTGGGGTGGCGGTTCTGGTGCGAGGAGGGGGATCCTTTCCCGCAGCGAACGATCAACCTTCTCCACACGGTGGACGCCGCCTTGTTCGGGGCGATCACGTCCAAGCCCGCCGCGGAGGCGGAGGCGGAGCTCTCCCCGGCCCTGCGCGGCAAGGGCCTCACCTACCGGTCGCCGATCGTGCGCATGCGCCAACTGTTCGATCTCTACGTGTGCCTGAGGCCATGCAAGGCGTACCCCGGGAGCCCCCTCAACTACCGGGAGGGGATCGACCTCGTCGTGTTCCGGGAGAACACGGAGGACCTCTACGCGGGGGTCGAGTTCCGGCCCGTTCCGACTGAGCTTGCGCAGACCCTCAACAGGCTGGCGAAGCCGTTCGCCCCGTTCCGGGACCTCCCGCCCGACGCGTACGCGATCTCCTGCAAGATCAACACCCGTCGCGGATCGGAGAGGATCGCTCGCGCCGCGTTCGAGTTCGCCCGGGCGCACGGGCGGAAGAAGGTCACCGCGGTCCACAAGGCGAACGTGGTGCGGGCCACGGACGGCCTGTTCCTTGAGGTGACGCGGGCAGTAGCGGCCGACTACCCCGAGATCGCGTTCGACCACGCCAACATCGATGCCCTGTGCATGTGGCTCCTCAAGAACCCGTTCAACTACGACGTCCTCGTCGCTCCAAACCTTTACGGGGACATCATCTCCGACCTGTGCGCCCAGATGGTGGGCGGGCTTGGGTTCGGCTGTTCGGGGAACATCGGGGACGAGCTCGGGGTATTTGAGCCGACCCACGGTTCGGCCCCCAAGTACACGGGGCAGCACAAGGTGAATCCGATCGCGTCCATCCTCGCCGGGAAGATGATGCTGGACTGGCTGGGCGAGGGGGAGCGGGCGGCGAGGATCGAGCGGGCCGTGGCGCGGGTCCTCGCCGAGGGGAAGGTGCGCACCTACGACATGGGCGGGACGTCCTCCACCGACGCGATGGCCGAAGCGATCGCCGCCGCTTCCCAGTAG
- the rd gene encoding rubredoxin — protein MEKWECTVCGWIYDPAKGDPSQGISPGTAFEDLPEDWLCPECGAPKDMFELVG, from the coding sequence ATGGAGAAATGGGAATGCACCGTATGTGGGTGGATCTACGACCCAGCCAAGGGCGATCCGAGCCAGGGCATTTCGCCCGGGACGGCGTTTGAGGATCTCCCCGAGGATTGGCTGTGCCCGGAGTGTGGTGCCCCGAAGGACATGTTCGAGCTCGTGGGCTAA
- a CDS encoding MmgE/PrpD family protein has translation MDTISRQLARFARELRYGDIPAAARSEAKRFLLDSIGCALAAQGLPDTEAAHRYVGKLGGAGQATVLGYGTRTNLPLAALMNSLLIRALDYNDIYWKQDPSHPSDLIPAALAPAEVRGLTGKDLLVGIVLAYELEMRLCLAAHPGIREVGWHHASLTQFASPLVAGRMLGLSLDELVAAVGISGSSHFTLGGVVAGKLTNMKNAADPLAVEAGVRAALLAAEGYTGPGEVFEGKEGLFQVLHTVKWDPEALVSGLGQKFLITECAYKAFPTEALTHQPITAVLALRAEHAIEPRAVASVLVETTARGADILSDPEKYHPTTKETADHSLPYCIAVALAKGNVLPSDFTAEALGDPLVRELLGKIKVVKNPEIDALFPKVKRAIVTIALADGRSFRRVEDFAKGEPERPLSDAELLAKFRANVGDALPEREREELIGATLAVEEFASVRDYTRLVVRRPG, from the coding sequence ATGGACACGATCAGCCGCCAGCTGGCCCGGTTCGCTCGTGAGCTCCGCTACGGGGACATCCCCGCCGCAGCGCGCTCGGAGGCGAAGCGGTTCCTCCTCGATTCGATCGGGTGTGCGCTCGCCGCCCAAGGCCTCCCGGACACGGAGGCCGCCCATCGCTACGTGGGAAAGCTCGGGGGGGCGGGCCAGGCGACCGTCCTTGGCTACGGGACCCGTACCAACCTCCCCCTCGCCGCGCTCATGAACTCCCTCCTCATTCGGGCCCTCGACTACAACGACATCTACTGGAAGCAGGACCCGTCCCACCCCTCGGACCTCATCCCCGCCGCGCTGGCCCCGGCTGAGGTGCGCGGCCTCACTGGGAAGGACCTCCTCGTGGGGATTGTCCTCGCCTACGAGCTCGAGATGCGGCTCTGCCTCGCTGCCCACCCCGGGATCCGCGAGGTGGGGTGGCACCACGCCAGCCTGACCCAGTTCGCTAGCCCCCTTGTCGCGGGGAGGATGCTCGGCCTCTCCCTGGACGAGCTCGTGGCTGCGGTGGGGATCTCCGGGTCGAGCCACTTCACCCTCGGGGGAGTCGTGGCGGGCAAGCTTACGAACATGAAGAACGCGGCGGACCCGCTGGCCGTGGAGGCCGGGGTGCGGGCAGCGCTCCTGGCCGCGGAGGGGTACACCGGTCCAGGGGAGGTGTTCGAGGGCAAGGAGGGCCTGTTCCAGGTCCTTCACACTGTGAAGTGGGACCCGGAGGCGCTCGTTTCCGGCCTCGGGCAGAAGTTCCTCATCACCGAGTGCGCCTACAAGGCGTTTCCCACCGAGGCCCTTACCCACCAGCCGATCACCGCCGTGTTGGCCCTGCGCGCCGAACACGCCATCGAACCGCGCGCGGTGGCCTCCGTGCTCGTGGAGACGACGGCCCGCGGGGCGGACATCCTCTCCGACCCGGAGAAGTACCATCCTACGACGAAGGAGACGGCGGATCATTCCCTCCCCTACTGCATCGCCGTCGCCCTGGCCAAGGGGAACGTCCTCCCCAGTGACTTCACCGCGGAGGCGCTCGGCGACCCCCTCGTGCGGGAGCTCCTTGGGAAGATTAAGGTCGTAAAGAACCCCGAGATCGACGCCCTGTTCCCCAAAGTGAAGCGGGCGATCGTGACGATCGCCCTCGCCGACGGGCGGAGCTTCCGCCGGGTGGAGGATTTCGCCAAGGGGGAGCCGGAGCGACCCCTCTCCGATGCCGAACTCCTCGCCAAGTTCCGGGCCAACGTAGGGGACGCGCTCCCCGAGCGAGAGCGCGAGGAGCTGATCGGGGCGACCCTCGCCGTGGAGGAGTTCGCCTCCGTCCGCGACTACACCCGGCTCGTCGTCCGCCGCCCCGGCTGA
- the citF gene encoding citrate lyase subunit alpha, producing MPTNALGREIPEELGGRPLRPYQGAFVTVPAGRRAGGPLKTIRPGADKVAPSLEEAIRRSGLRDGMTISFHHCFRDGDRLVLQVVDACTQLGIGDLRLFATALFPCHEPLVRYIQEGVLTRIEGSLNGPIGAFVSQGGKLREPPILRSHGGRWRAVACGEVGIDVAFIAASEADPYGNANGINGPHACGPISFSVIDSWCADHAVVVTDHLAPYPAVPPTIEQGYVDQVVVVDQVGDPAGIVTGTLRITRSPTQLKIADLAVRAVEAAGLVRNGMGFQAGAGGISLAALELLTRRMRATGVRAAFAIGGTTRYLVAMLNEGLVGTILDGQAFDEEAIASHRTHPRHQPMTPGFYADYNSLGCATYMLDFAFLGGTEVDLEFNVNVNTHSDGQLLHGIGGHQDVASGAGVTVITLPTLRGRVPMIRDQVTTVTTPGEVIDLVVTERGIAVNPRRADLAADLRRAGLPVRTLTEMKEEAERLVGAGKKPLFGDEVVGVIQWRDGTVIDVVRKVEGWQ from the coding sequence ATGCCGACTAACGCACTCGGACGGGAGATCCCGGAGGAGCTGGGCGGGCGGCCGCTGCGGCCGTATCAAGGGGCGTTCGTCACCGTCCCCGCGGGCCGTCGGGCCGGGGGGCCGCTGAAGACGATCCGCCCCGGGGCGGACAAGGTCGCCCCGTCCCTGGAGGAGGCCATCCGCCGCTCTGGCCTCCGCGATGGGATGACGATCTCCTTCCACCACTGCTTCCGCGATGGGGACCGGCTCGTCCTCCAGGTCGTCGATGCCTGTACCCAGCTGGGGATCGGGGACCTGAGGCTGTTCGCCACCGCCCTCTTCCCCTGCCACGAGCCCCTCGTCCGCTACATCCAGGAGGGGGTCCTCACCCGGATCGAGGGCTCGCTGAACGGCCCGATCGGGGCGTTCGTCTCGCAGGGCGGGAAGCTGCGTGAACCCCCGATCCTCCGTTCCCACGGCGGCCGCTGGCGGGCGGTGGCGTGCGGTGAGGTGGGGATCGACGTCGCGTTCATCGCCGCCTCCGAGGCCGACCCCTACGGGAACGCGAATGGGATCAACGGTCCTCACGCCTGCGGCCCGATCTCGTTCTCGGTCATCGATTCCTGGTGCGCCGATCACGCGGTGGTCGTCACCGACCATCTCGCCCCCTACCCCGCCGTCCCGCCCACGATCGAACAGGGGTACGTGGACCAGGTGGTGGTGGTCGATCAGGTGGGCGATCCGGCGGGAATCGTCACGGGCACCCTCCGCATCACCCGCTCCCCAACCCAGCTCAAGATCGCCGACCTCGCGGTGCGGGCGGTGGAAGCGGCAGGACTGGTGCGGAACGGGATGGGGTTCCAAGCCGGCGCGGGGGGGATCTCGCTCGCCGCCCTCGAGCTCCTCACCCGCCGGATGAGGGCGACCGGAGTCCGGGCCGCGTTCGCGATCGGCGGGACAACGCGCTACCTCGTGGCGATGCTCAACGAGGGCCTCGTGGGGACGATCCTCGATGGGCAGGCGTTCGACGAGGAGGCGATCGCCTCCCACCGCACGCACCCCCGCCATCAGCCGATGACCCCTGGGTTCTACGCGGACTACAACTCGCTTGGGTGTGCCACCTACATGCTCGACTTCGCGTTCCTGGGGGGGACCGAGGTGGACCTCGAGTTCAACGTGAATGTGAACACCCATTCCGATGGGCAGCTCCTCCACGGGATCGGGGGGCACCAGGACGTGGCGAGCGGGGCGGGGGTGACGGTGATCACCCTCCCCACCCTGCGGGGGCGGGTGCCGATGATCCGGGACCAGGTGACCACCGTCACCACCCCGGGGGAGGTGATCGACCTCGTGGTCACCGAGCGCGGGATCGCCGTGAACCCCCGTCGGGCCGACCTCGCCGCCGACCTCCGCCGGGCAGGGCTCCCCGTGCGAACCCTCACCGAGATGAAGGAGGAAGCGGAGCGACTCGTGGGGGCGGGGAAGAAGCCCCTGTTCGGGGACGAGGTTGTGGGCGTGATTCAGTGGCGCGATGGAACGGTGATCGACGTGGTGCGGAAGGTGGAGGGATGGCAATGA
- the nagA gene encoding N-acetylglucosamine-6-phosphate deacetylase, which translates to MARAGLLIRGARLVFPSGVRDGDCLVREGKIAALGEVKAPGTRVLDADGRYLAPGFLDLHVHGGAGADFADGDPEAAQAIVRFHAGHGTTGLLATIASAPVERMRKAIAALAGVPGILGVHLEGPFLNPEKAGALDPEGFLPPSREAFRKLVAGFETEVRVVTFAPELPGALDLVAEIQGIGAVPAIGHTAATYEQASVALRHGAHHVTHLGNAMGGLHHRGPGCVGAALLSAASLELICDGVHVHPAFVHLVVEFLRGRGDLHRLCLVTDATSAAGMPDGRWRFANREVRLQHGEVRLADGTLAGSALTLDRAIRNAIRFANLPLEDALSLVTANPAHVLGIGGERGALAVGATADLVLLDPDLTVGATLRAGEIIFSHNLF; encoded by the coding sequence ATGGCGAGGGCGGGCCTCCTCATCCGGGGGGCGCGGCTCGTTTTCCCGTCCGGAGTCCGTGACGGGGACTGTCTCGTCCGCGAGGGGAAGATCGCCGCCCTGGGCGAGGTGAAGGCGCCGGGGACCCGCGTGCTCGATGCCGACGGCCGGTACCTCGCCCCGGGGTTCCTCGATCTCCACGTTCACGGTGGGGCGGGAGCCGATTTCGCGGATGGGGACCCGGAGGCTGCGCAGGCGATCGTGCGGTTCCACGCCGGGCACGGGACGACGGGGCTCCTCGCCACGATCGCGTCTGCCCCCGTGGAGCGGATGCGGAAGGCGATCGCCGCCCTCGCCGGCGTGCCGGGGATCCTGGGGGTTCATCTCGAGGGGCCGTTCCTCAACCCGGAGAAGGCGGGCGCCCTCGATCCGGAGGGGTTCCTCCCACCGAGTCGGGAGGCGTTCCGGAAGCTCGTCGCGGGGTTCGAGACCGAGGTCAGGGTCGTCACGTTCGCCCCCGAGCTCCCCGGGGCGCTCGACCTCGTCGCCGAGATCCAAGGGATCGGGGCCGTCCCTGCGATCGGCCACACCGCCGCCACGTACGAACAGGCGTCCGTCGCTCTTCGCCATGGGGCACATCATGTCACCCACCTCGGGAACGCGATGGGTGGGCTTCACCATCGGGGTCCAGGGTGTGTGGGGGCAGCGCTCCTTTCCGCGGCCTCGCTCGAGCTCATCTGCGACGGGGTCCACGTCCATCCGGCGTTCGTCCACCTTGTGGTCGAGTTCCTCCGCGGGCGGGGGGACCTCCACCGGCTGTGCTTGGTGACCGACGCCACATCCGCTGCGGGGATGCCGGATGGGAGGTGGCGCTTCGCGAACCGGGAGGTCCGGCTGCAGCACGGGGAGGTCCGCCTTGCCGATGGGACCCTCGCCGGGTCGGCCCTCACGCTCGACCGGGCGATCCGGAACGCGATCCGGTTCGCGAACCTCCCCCTTGAGGATGCCCTCTCCCTCGTCACCGCGAACCCAGCGCATGTCCTCGGGATCGGTGGCGAGAGAGGGGCCCTTGCCGTGGGGGCGACGGCCGACCTCGTCCTCCTGGACCCGGACCTCACCGTTGGGGCCACGCTCCGCGCCGGCGAGATCATCTTCTCCCATAACCTATTCTGA
- the tpiA gene encoding triose-phosphate isomerase, producing the protein MRTPLVAANWKMHKTIPEARAYLERLLELVGREAGVEVVVIPSFTSLPAAAELLAGTPLGLGAQDAYPEPAGAYTGEVSVTQVADVGVHYVLCGHSERRNLFGEGDELVGRKVQAVVAHGITPILCVGETLDERRAGGVWKVVERQLERGVAGLNDNPRGLVIAYEPVWAIGTGVAAQPSDAQAMAARIRVWLRKRFGARGDRVRIQYGGSVNTDNAGGFLSLPDVDGALVGGASLDPDTFWAIARSAHR; encoded by the coding sequence GTGCGGACCCCGCTCGTGGCTGCGAACTGGAAGATGCACAAGACGATCCCCGAAGCGCGGGCCTATCTGGAGCGCCTGCTCGAGCTTGTGGGCCGCGAGGCTGGGGTGGAGGTGGTCGTGATCCCGTCCTTCACCTCCCTCCCCGCCGCCGCGGAGCTCCTCGCCGGGACGCCGCTCGGCCTCGGCGCGCAGGATGCCTATCCTGAACCTGCCGGCGCCTATACGGGCGAGGTGTCGGTGACCCAGGTGGCCGACGTCGGGGTCCACTACGTTTTGTGTGGGCACTCCGAGCGAAGGAACCTCTTCGGGGAGGGCGACGAACTTGTGGGCCGGAAGGTGCAGGCCGTGGTCGCCCATGGAATCACGCCGATCCTGTGCGTGGGGGAGACCCTGGACGAGCGCCGTGCCGGGGGGGTGTGGAAGGTCGTGGAGCGACAGCTGGAGAGAGGCGTCGCCGGGCTAAACGACAATCCGCGAGGGCTCGTGATCGCCTACGAGCCGGTGTGGGCAATCGGGACTGGCGTGGCGGCGCAGCCGTCCGATGCCCAAGCGATGGCGGCGCGGATCCGGGTCTGGCTCCGGAAGCGGTTTGGAGCTCGTGGCGATCGGGTCCGCATCCAGTACGGAGGATCCGTTAACACGGACAACGCGGGGGGGTTCCTCTCCCTCCCTGACGTGGACGGAGCCCTCGTGGGTGGGGCGTCCCTCGACCCCGACACATTCTGGGCGATCGCCCGCTCCGCCCACCGCTGA
- a CDS encoding aldolase/citrate lyase family protein: MRPTQEASAGTEDRSDALVRVRPAGRLTVSVRTRTGPMYEEHVVTLIRQALRGYGVDGAHVEIGEEGAYDHVILARLEAALARSLGSEEPFRSSLPVVDRTPTSRSRLRRSRLYVPGGGARLLAFADSFGPDCLLLDLEDAVALPEKDSARFLVRRVLATMDFGRTELWVRINPLDAGGADDLALVVGSRPHGICLPKAEDPAQVLALADLLTSLEAAYSVPWPLWIMPIIESPRGVLTAADIARASERVACLAFGAEDYTREVGARRSWETLLWARSQLVASAKASGVQASDTVYPNVEDEAGLREEAQRARDLGFDGKGVIHPLQIGTVHGAFAPSAEEVAWARGAVEAAAVAAKEGRGVIAYQGRMIDRPVLERAKRILAQVGEGNDAD; this comes from the coding sequence ATGCGTCCCACTCAAGAAGCGAGCGCGGGAACGGAGGATCGGTCCGATGCTCTCGTCCGGGTGCGGCCCGCGGGTCGCCTCACGGTCTCCGTGCGGACGAGGACCGGCCCCATGTACGAGGAACACGTCGTAACGTTGATCCGCCAGGCCCTCCGTGGGTACGGGGTGGACGGAGCCCACGTGGAGATCGGGGAGGAGGGGGCGTACGACCACGTCATCCTCGCCCGGCTGGAGGCAGCGCTCGCCCGGTCGCTGGGGAGCGAGGAACCGTTCCGGTCTTCCCTCCCGGTCGTGGACCGCACGCCCACATCCCGCTCCCGACTCCGGCGGAGCCGCCTCTACGTGCCCGGCGGAGGAGCGCGGCTGCTCGCGTTTGCGGACTCATTCGGGCCGGATTGCCTCCTCCTCGACCTGGAGGACGCCGTGGCCCTCCCCGAGAAGGACAGCGCCCGGTTCCTCGTGCGCCGGGTCCTCGCCACGATGGACTTCGGGCGAACGGAGCTGTGGGTCCGCATCAACCCCCTCGACGCAGGGGGAGCGGATGACCTCGCCCTCGTCGTGGGGAGTCGCCCTCACGGGATCTGCCTCCCCAAGGCCGAGGACCCAGCCCAGGTGCTCGCGCTCGCCGACCTCCTTACCTCGCTCGAGGCGGCGTACTCCGTCCCGTGGCCGTTGTGGATTATGCCGATCATCGAGTCGCCGCGGGGGGTGCTCACTGCCGCGGACATCGCCCGGGCTTCGGAGCGGGTGGCCTGCCTCGCGTTCGGCGCCGAGGACTACACGCGCGAGGTGGGGGCGCGGCGGTCGTGGGAGACCCTCCTCTGGGCGCGCTCCCAGCTCGTCGCTTCCGCCAAGGCATCCGGGGTCCAGGCATCGGACACCGTGTACCCGAACGTGGAGGACGAGGCGGGGCTCCGTGAGGAGGCGCAACGGGCGCGGGACCTCGGGTTCGACGGGAAGGGGGTCATCCATCCCCTCCAGATCGGGACCGTCCACGGGGCGTTCGCCCCCAGCGCCGAGGAAGTGGCGTGGGCGCGCGGGGCGGTGGAAGCGGCGGCGGTCGCTGCGAAGGAGGGGCGCGGGGTGATCGCCTACCAGGGGCGGATGATCGATCGCCCGGTGCTCGAGCGGGCGAAGAGGATCCTCGCCCAGGTCGGGGAGGGGAACGATGCCGACTAA
- a CDS encoding restriction endonuclease → MALSEGLAIIGFRDVGDLNEFRTLEDLVATLQAADPEASIHRAANLARQLWAFREEMTVGDIVVLPRKTRPGQIALGRVQGPYEYRRLGEEMRHIRQVSWERTVPRSAFGQDLLYSFRAFMTVCRISRNDAEARVAAVLAGKADPGLVAEGKFPTDEEAPILDIAQAAHDQIIAYVRKHFTGHDMTRLVAAILEAEGFKGTVSPPGPDRGVDILAGRGPLGLDQPVLCVQVKATEEPTGVTVLRALQGTMSSFRATQGLLVSWSGFTTEALREARQHAFSISLWDQSDLVQAIYRTYERLSPEIQSELPLKRIWTLVLEEQEG, encoded by the coding sequence ATGGCTCTTTCGGAAGGCCTGGCGATCATTGGCTTTCGGGACGTGGGCGACCTCAACGAGTTCCGGACGCTGGAGGACCTGGTAGCCACACTGCAGGCAGCCGATCCAGAAGCCTCGATCCACCGAGCCGCGAACCTGGCCCGGCAGCTGTGGGCATTTCGGGAAGAGATGACGGTGGGCGATATCGTCGTCCTGCCGCGCAAAACTCGCCCCGGGCAGATCGCGCTTGGTCGTGTTCAGGGACCGTACGAATATCGGAGGCTCGGTGAAGAAATGCGCCACATCCGGCAGGTCAGCTGGGAGCGCACGGTGCCCCGATCGGCCTTCGGACAAGACCTTCTCTACTCATTCCGTGCGTTCATGACCGTGTGCCGGATCAGTCGCAATGATGCGGAAGCAAGGGTGGCGGCTGTGCTCGCGGGGAAGGCGGACCCCGGGTTGGTTGCCGAGGGGAAATTCCCGACGGACGAGGAAGCGCCAATCCTGGACATCGCTCAGGCTGCCCACGACCAGATTATCGCCTACGTGCGCAAGCACTTCACCGGTCACGACATGACGCGGCTCGTCGCCGCCATTCTGGAGGCAGAAGGGTTCAAAGGTACCGTGTCCCCCCCAGGGCCTGACCGAGGAGTGGACATCCTGGCTGGGCGTGGGCCACTTGGGCTCGACCAGCCCGTGCTGTGTGTCCAGGTCAAGGCAACGGAAGAGCCCACCGGCGTCACCGTCTTGCGTGCCCTGCAGGGGACGATGTCGAGCTTCAGGGCGACCCAGGGGCTCCTCGTCTCGTGGAGTGGGTTCACCACTGAAGCGCTGCGCGAGGCACGGCAACATGCGTTCTCGATCTCGCTATGGGACCAGTCGGACCTCGTCCAAGCCATCTACCGTACATATGAAAGACTGAGCCCAGAGATCCAGTCCGAGCTACCGCTCAAGCGCATCTGGACGCTAGTGCTAGAGGAACAAGAAGGCTAG
- a CDS encoding 3-isopropylmalate dehydratase, with protein MIAGRAWKYGDNVNTDVIFPGRYTYARMEPAEMAKHALEDLDPSFAREVKPGDVIVGGRNFGCGSSREQAATCLVAAGVGAVVAKGFARIFFRNAINSGLLVLEIPDAVDVIQSGDRVEIDPERGVLIHRGKEYPFPPLPGVVQEILAAGGLIPYLRGQLAKEA; from the coding sequence ATGATCGCTGGACGCGCCTGGAAGTACGGGGACAACGTGAATACGGACGTCATCTTCCCCGGGCGGTACACCTACGCGCGGATGGAGCCCGCGGAGATGGCGAAGCACGCCCTGGAGGACCTTGACCCCTCGTTCGCGCGGGAGGTGAAGCCGGGGGACGTGATCGTGGGCGGCCGCAACTTCGGGTGCGGTTCATCCCGGGAGCAGGCGGCGACGTGCCTCGTCGCGGCTGGGGTGGGAGCCGTGGTGGCGAAGGGGTTCGCGCGGATCTTCTTCCGCAACGCGATCAACTCCGGCCTCCTCGTCCTGGAGATCCCGGACGCGGTGGATGTGATCCAGTCTGGAGACAGGGTGGAGATCGATCCCGAGCGGGGGGTGCTCATCCACCGCGGGAAGGAGTACCCGTTCCCGCCCCTCCCCGGTGTGGTGCAGGAGATCCTCGCCGCCGGTGGACTCATCCCCTACCTGAGGGGCCAACTCGCCAAGGAGGCATGA
- a CDS encoding 3-isopropylmalate dehydratase large subunit, with protein MGKTFAEKILAQKAGLAAVEPGQIVTVRPDLGMSHDNTAAIAKLFGKIGRKRVKEPEKFVVILDHVVPAASVEYAENHKEIREFVREQGIRFYDVGRGVCHQVVVEEGLAGPGDLVLGADSHTPTYGAVGAFSAGIGRSEMAALWATGELWLKVPTSLRIELDGTLSELVTAKDVILHVIGKLGADGALYQSVEFTGSLVARMTVPDRMVITNMAAEMGAKNAFFAPDEITFGYLAARTDRTFTPVYPDPDARYQDTIRFDVSRLEPQVACPPDVDHVVPISQVAGKRVDQVVIGTCTNGRIDDLRLAAEVMAGQPVAEGVRMLIVPASREVWIQAAEEGLLALFAEAGALVLNPGCGPCLGAHEGVLAPGEVGLATSNRNFKGRMGSPDAELYLGSPAVAAAAAVTGRITDPRRLLEEER; from the coding sequence GTGGGAAAGACGTTCGCCGAGAAGATCCTCGCCCAGAAGGCAGGCCTCGCTGCGGTGGAGCCGGGGCAGATCGTGACCGTGCGGCCGGACCTGGGGATGTCCCACGACAACACGGCGGCGATCGCCAAGCTGTTCGGGAAGATCGGCCGGAAGCGGGTCAAGGAGCCGGAGAAGTTCGTGGTCATCCTCGACCACGTCGTGCCCGCCGCGAGCGTGGAGTACGCCGAGAACCATAAGGAGATCCGGGAGTTCGTGCGCGAGCAGGGGATCCGGTTCTACGACGTTGGGCGCGGGGTGTGCCACCAGGTGGTGGTGGAGGAGGGGTTGGCCGGGCCGGGGGACCTCGTGCTGGGGGCGGACTCCCATACCCCGACCTACGGCGCGGTGGGGGCGTTCTCCGCCGGGATCGGCCGCTCGGAGATGGCCGCCCTGTGGGCGACCGGGGAGCTGTGGCTCAAGGTCCCGACGAGCCTCCGCATCGAGCTCGATGGAACCCTTTCCGAGCTCGTCACCGCCAAGGACGTGATCCTCCACGTGATCGGAAAGCTTGGCGCCGACGGCGCCCTCTACCAGTCCGTGGAGTTCACGGGCTCCCTCGTCGCGCGGATGACGGTCCCCGACCGGATGGTGATCACGAACATGGCCGCGGAGATGGGGGCCAAGAACGCGTTCTTCGCCCCGGATGAGATCACGTTTGGCTACCTCGCGGCGCGCACCGACCGTACCTTCACCCCCGTCTACCCCGATCCCGACGCCCGTTACCAGGACACGATCCGGTTCGACGTGAGCCGGCTTGAGCCCCAGGTGGCGTGCCCGCCGGACGTGGACCATGTGGTGCCGATCTCGCAGGTTGCGGGGAAGAGGGTGGACCAGGTGGTGATCGGCACGTGCACGAACGGTCGGATCGACGACCTGCGCCTGGCGGCGGAGGTGATGGCCGGCCAGCCGGTGGCGGAGGGGGTGCGGATGCTCATCGTACCCGCATCCCGCGAGGTGTGGATCCAGGCTGCCGAGGAGGGCCTGCTCGCCCTGTTCGCCGAGGCAGGGGCCCTCGTCCTCAACCCCGGCTGTGGACCGTGCCTCGGGGCCCACGAGGGCGTCCTCGCCCCCGGTGAGGTCGGCCTGGCGACCTCGAACCGGAACTTCAAGGGACGGATGGGGTCACCGGATGCTGAGCTGTACCTTGGTTCTCCGGCGGTGGCCGCGGCGGCGGCCGTGACCGGGAGGATCACCGACCCCCGGCGGCTTCTGGAGGAGGAGAGATGA